The Bradyrhizobium sp. LLZ17 genomic sequence CACCAACGGCACGCAGCTCGCAAAGCATGCGCAGGAACTCGCCGATTGCGGCGTCCGCCGCATCAACGTCTCACTCGATACGCTCGATCCCCGAAAATTCCGCGAGATCACCCGCTGGGGCGAGATCGACAAGGTGCTGGAAGGCATCGAGGCCGCGCGTGCCGCGGGGCTCGCCGTGAAGATCAACGCGGTGGCGCTGAAGAACCTCAACGAGGACGAGCTCCCCGACCTGATGCGCTGGGCCCATGGCAAGAGCATGGGGCTGACGCTGATCGAGGTGATGCCGATGGGCGAGATCGGCTCCGGGCGGATCGACCAATATCTGCCGCTGTCGCTGGTGCGCGCGCGGCTCGCCCAGCAATTCACGCTGACGGATCTTGCCGAGACCACCGGCGGGCCGGCGCGCTATGTCAGCGTCGCCGAGACCGGCGGCAAGCTCGGCCTCATCACGCCGATGACCCATAATTTCTGTGAATCCTGCAACCGGGTGCGGGTCACCTGCACGGGCACGCTGCACACCTGTCTCGGCCACGAGGATGCCTCCGATTTGCGCAAACCTCTGCGCGCGTCGACCGACGACACGCTGCTGGCCGCTGCGATCGACCGCGCCATCGGGCTCAAGCCCAAGGGCCACGATTTCATCATCGACCGCCGCCACGACCGCCCCAGCGTCTCCAGGCACATGAGCGTCACCGGCGGCTAGCGTTACCTGCCCTGCCCGGGGCGATTTCCCATAAGTATCAACAAACTTCCG encodes the following:
- the moaA gene encoding GTP 3',8-cyclase MoaA; protein product: MNGSSASSRAALSSAMTDPFGRTISYLRVSVTDRCDLRCFYCMSEDMTFLPKADLLTLEELDRLCSAFIAKGVKKLRLTGGEPLVRRNVMSLVRSLSRHLTSGALGELTLTTNGTQLAKHAQELADCGVRRINVSLDTLDPRKFREITRWGEIDKVLEGIEAARAAGLAVKINAVALKNLNEDELPDLMRWAHGKSMGLTLIEVMPMGEIGSGRIDQYLPLSLVRARLAQQFTLTDLAETTGGPARYVSVAETGGKLGLITPMTHNFCESCNRVRVTCTGTLHTCLGHEDASDLRKPLRASTDDTLLAAAIDRAIGLKPKGHDFIIDRRHDRPSVSRHMSVTGG